The following is a genomic window from Longimicrobium sp..
TCCGCGCCGAAGGCATTCCCCGCGCCGAAGCAGCCTGCGAAGGCAGGCTTCTCGCCGTTGTTGCTGCAGGTTCACCTGCCCGGCGCGGAGCCAGTACAACGAACCGGCGCCGGCCCTCGATCGGGGTCGGCGCCGAATCTGTCTGCGAGATACGTGGAGGAAGATCACCCGCCTTCCGTCCCGATGGCCGGGCGCACGCGCGCCGGGAGCAGCGGCCCCCGCGCGCGCAGCCAGCGCTCCACGCGCGGGCGCAGCGCCAGGATCGGCTTCTCGACCACGTAATACGAGAGGCTCGCCACCGCCACGCACACCCCGATGCCGATCAGCAGCCGCGCGGCCGGGGGCACCACCTCCACGTGGCGCCCGGCCGTGATCGCCCAGCCGTGCCAGAGGTACATCGGGTACGAGACCGCCCCCAGGTAGCGCATCGGCCGCCACTCCAGCCAGCTCCAGGCGCGGCTCCGGTGCAGCTGCATCACCTGCAGCATCAGCACCGCCAGCAGCAGCGAGTCGACCGTGTACCCCAGCGTGTAGGCGTACGCGGCCGGCGTCGCCAGGCGCGACCAGGCCAGCGCCGCCAGGGTGAGCGCCGGCAGCCACGGCCGCCACGCCACGGCGCGCGCGAAGCCCAGGAACTCGCGCCGCGAGCCGAGCACGGCCATCAGGCAGCCGATGGCCAGGCTGTCGAAGCGCGTGTCGAACGCGTTGTACACGTAGTGCGTGGGGACGCCCACCCGCAGGAAGAGGCACGAGCGCCACGCCGCCGCGGCCACCACCGCCGCCGCGAGCGCCGCGGCCAGGGCGCGCCGCCCCCGCCGCGCCAGCAGCAGGAAGGCCAGCGGCCAGAGGACGTAGAACTGCTCCTCCACCGCCAGCGACCAGGCGTGCGCGGCGGGCGTGGTGTCGTGCCCCAGGAAGGCGTTGTAGTAGTTCAGCGTGTAGGTGAGCGCCGCCGCCACCTGGCCGGGCGTCCACGGGTCGTCCAGCAGGCGGTCCGCCGCGACCGAGGCCACCACGAACACGTAGTAGGCGGGGAAGATCCTGAGCGTCCGGCGCGCGTAGAAGCCCGCCAGCGACACCGACCCCGCCGCGCGCTCCTCCTTGAGCAGGAGCCAGGTGATCAGGAAGCCGCTCAGCACGAAGAACATCGTGACCGAGAGGTTCCCCGGCGCGTTCAGCCCGAAGTGGTAGAGCATCACCACCAGGACGGCGAGGGCGCGGAAGCCGTCCAGCGTGGGCAGCCGCCTCCCCTCCAGCAGCCCCGCCAGGTCGGCCGGGCCGCGCTCGGCGCCGGCGCCGCGCCCTGCGTCCGGGACTCGCTCACGGCATCACCGCCCGGGAAAGTCCGTCCGCCCCGGCCCCGGCGAGCGCGGGCTCCGGCTCCGCGGCCGGCCGGCCGGCGTAGATGCTCTCGTAGCGCCGCACCATCGTCCGCGCCGAGAAGTGCTCCTCC
Proteins encoded in this region:
- a CDS encoding acyltransferase; this encodes MAGLLEGRRLPTLDGFRALAVLVVMLYHFGLNAPGNLSVTMFFVLSGFLITWLLLKEERAAGSVSLAGFYARRTLRIFPAYYVFVVASVAADRLLDDPWTPGQVAAALTYTLNYYNAFLGHDTTPAAHAWSLAVEEQFYVLWPLAFLLLARRGRRALAAALAAAVVAAAAWRSCLFLRVGVPTHYVYNAFDTRFDSLAIGCLMAVLGSRREFLGFARAVAWRPWLPALTLAALAWSRLATPAAYAYTLGYTVDSLLLAVLMLQVMQLHRSRAWSWLEWRPMRYLGAVSYPMYLWHGWAITAGRHVEVVPPAARLLIGIGVCVAVASLSYYVVEKPILALRPRVERWLRARGPLLPARVRPAIGTEGG